A window of Diabrotica virgifera virgifera chromosome 9, PGI_DIABVI_V3a contains these coding sequences:
- the LOC126892632 gene encoding gastrula zinc finger protein xLCGF3.1-like: MRIHTGKKPFACEICTKQFSTKGNLKAHMTVHTGEKPFECEICNKQFSKKHYLKLHMRVHTGEKPFECEICNKQFLRKHYLKLHMRVHTGEKPFECENCTEQFSTKAHLKLHMRVHTGEKPFECEICHKQFSTKHVLKLHMRVHTGEKPFECEICTKQFSTKQVLKWHMRTHTGEKPFKCEICNKQFLRKHNLKLHMRVHTGEKPFECEICNKQFSTKQVLKLHMRTHTGEKPFKCEICNKQFLRKHYLKLHMIVHTGEKPFECEICNKQFSTKSPLKRHVRVHTGEKPFECEICNKQFSAKQVLKSHMIVHTGF, encoded by the coding sequence ATGAGGATACACACTGGTAAAAAACCTTTTGCATGTGAAATTTGCACTAAACAGTTTTCAACCAAGGGTAATTTAAAAGCACATATGACAGTGCATAcgggtgaaaaaccatttgaatgtgaaatttgcaataaacagttttcaaaaaaacattatttgaaattgcatatgagagtgcatactggtgaaaaaccatttgaatgtgaaatttgcaataAACAGTTTTTAAGAAAACATTATTTGAAAttgcatatgagagtgcatactggtgaaaaaccatttgaatgtgaaaatTGCACCGAACAGTTTTCAACAAAGGCACATTTAAAAttgcatatgagagtgcatactggtgaaaaaccatttgaatgtgaaatttgccacaaacagttttcaacaaaacatgttttaaaattgcatatgagagtgcatactggtgaaaaaccatttgaatgtgaaatttgcaccaaacagttttcaacaaaacaagttttaaaatggCATATGAGAacgcatactggtgaaaaaccatttaaatgtgaaatttgcaataAACAGTTTTTAAGAAAACATAATTTGAAAttgcatatgagagtgcatactggtgaaaaaccatttgagtgtgaaatttgcaacaaacagttttcaaccaaacaagttttaaaattgcatatgagaacgcatactggtgaaaaaccatttaaatgtgaaatttgcaataAACAGTTTTTAAGAAAACATTATTTGAAATTGCATATGatagtgcatactggtgaaaaaccatttgaatgtgaaatttgcaacaAACAGTTTTCAACAAAATCACCTTTAAAAAGGCAtgtgagagtgcatactggtgaaaaaccatttgaatgtgaaatttgcaataAACAGTTTTCAgcaaaacaagttttaaaatcaCATATGATAGTGCATACTGGATTTTAA